A single genomic interval of Pyrus communis chromosome 5, drPyrComm1.1, whole genome shotgun sequence harbors:
- the LOC137735728 gene encoding receptor-like protein 7, which translates to MVLLDISIIRMVSKLVLVLLLFHHVVIATSSYSSQKQYPSCPDGEKSALLQFKDSFTIDKSASRSTDAYPKVSSWKPAEGGNSTCCSWEGVECDEKTGHVIGLDLGSSCLHGSINSKSSLFRLVHLQRLNLSDNNFNYSQIPTSIRNFPSLTHLDLSTSVFSGQVPSELSLLSKLTYLNLALNLDRLSEDKDHQSSEEENYPLLKLEASDLGSLVQNLTSLEVLSLSFVNVSSAIPHSMANLSSLTTLYLRDCHLFGEFPVRIFQLPNLESLSVRYNQELTGYFPEFNQSSPLILLKVGFTGFFGTIPSSIQNLHSLQNFDVAQRNFSEALVPSFLGNLRQLTYLDISNNKFEGPIPDSLANLTQLVTFRINSATNRLTGPIPSWLGNFSKLEYLDFNYNRLNGSIPASFSNLTNLEILYLHSNSLSGVVEFQMFQNLKFLYQLQLNWNNIDFVTESRIVNSTVQQFTILGLSSCNIREFPSFLQYQKRLERLDLSRNKIRGQVPKWMWNTSIETLVLLDISQNLISDQPPLFLPWVNLISLGLTSNMFHGPLPIPPPTMKLYSAGDNNFTGEISPLLCNMKNLQYLDLSKNNLSGMLPQCLGNFSDHLILLLLGNNSFHGIIPQTYNKGSNLRMIDVSYNKLQGQLPRSLVNCMMLEYLVLSNNRFNDVFPIWLGTLLELKLLAMRHNEFYGVIGKSRKNVDFPKLRILDLAYNDFTGAVPSVFPNITVNKSAYMVTHVVYDVNGFTIVTDVDYQLKIATKGLEQYYPKIREEFASFDISSNKFEGKIPEFIGNLKELRSLNLSHNILTGSIPSSFGNLMKLESLDLSQNKLSGRIPQQLVQLNFLSSFNVSHNNLTGPIPQGTQLTSLNVTSYEGNPGLCGDPLPKKCGNPKAPELPPSTVDEGDSSSEGIFEFDWKIVSAGCGSGLVVGVVLADVVITRRPDLFLKIVGMIRQMIRKI; encoded by the coding sequence ATGGTGTTACTTGATATCTCCATCATTCGCATGGTTTCAAAACTAGTActagttttgttgttgtttcatCATGTGGTTATTGCTACCTCTTCCTACTCTTCGCAGAAGCAGTATCCATCTTGCCCTGATGGGGAGAAGTCCGCCCTGCTGCAATTCAAAGACAGCTTTACTATTGACAAATCTGCTTCTAGATCTACCGATGCTTATCCAAAGGTTTCATCATGGAAACCAGCTGAAGGAGGAAATAGCACCTGCTGCTCATGGGAAGGTGTCGAGTGTGATGAGAAGACGGGTCATGTGATTGGCCTAGATCTTGGTAGCAGCTGTCTCCACGGCTCTATCAACAGCAAAAGCAGCCTCTTCCGCCTTGTTCATCTTCAAAGGTTAAACCTCTCTGACAATAACTTCAATTACTCTCAAATTCCTACTAGCATTAGGAATTTTCCAAGCCTTACTCATCTTGACCTCTCTACCTCTGTCTTTTCTGGTCAAGTCCCTTCTGAACTTTCACTGTTATCCAAGTTGACATACCTTAATCTAGCTCTCAATCTCGATAGATTGTCAGAAGATAAGGATCATCAGTCGTCAGAAGAGGAGAATTATCCCTTGTTGAAACTTGAAGCATCAGATCTTGGAAGCCTAGTGCAAAACTTAACTAGTCTCGAAGTGCTTTCTCTCAGTTTCGTAAATGTATCTTCGGCAATTCCTCATTCCATGGCTAATTTATCATCTTTGACAACCCTCTATCTCAGGGACTGTCACCTGTTTGGTGAATTTCCAGTGAGAATTTTCCAACTGCCAAACCTAGAATCTCTTAGTGTGAGATACAACCAAGAATTGACTGGATATTTTCCTGAATTTAATCAAAGCAGTCCTCTCATCTTACTGAAAGTCGGCTTTACTGGCTTTTTTGGAACAATACCCTCTTCAATTCAAAACCTTCATTCACTGCAAAACTTCGATGTGGCTCAACGCAATTTTTCGGAAGCGTTGGTTCCATCTTTTCTTGGGAATCTTAGGCAGCTCACTTATCTAGACATTTCAAACAACAAATTTGAAGGTCCTATTCCTGATTCCTTGGCAAACCTTACCCAACTGGTTACTTTTAGGATTAATAGTGCTACGAATCGATTAACTGGTCCAATCCCATCTTGGTTAGGCAACTTTAGCAAACTAGAGTACCTAGattttaattataatagattaaATGGTTCAATTCCAGCGTCATTTTCAAATCTCACAAACCTTGAGATCCTTTATCTACATTCCAATAGTCTGAGTGGTGTGGTAGAGTTTCAAATGTTTCAAAATCTAAAATTTCTTTACCAACTCCAATTAAATTGGAACAATATAGATTTTGTCACCGAATCCAGAATTGTGAATTCAACAGTTCAACAGTTCACCATTCTAGGATTGAGTTCTTGCAACATAAGAGAGTTTCCATCTTTCTTACAATATCAGAAACGTTTGGAGCGTTTGGACCTTTCTAGAAACAAAATCCGAGGCCAAGTACCAAAATGGATGTGGAACACAAGCATAGAAACTTTGGTATTGTTAGACATTTCTCAAAACCTCATTTCAGACCAACCTCCACTTTTCCTTCCTTGGGTGAATCTGATAAGCTTGGGGTTAACGTCCAACATGTTTCATGGACCATTACCGATACCTCCACCCACCATGAAACTATATTCAGCTGGAGACAACAACTTTACTGGAGAAATCTCACCGTTGCTTTGCAATATGAAAAATCTTCAGTATCTTGACTTGTCAAAAAATAACTTGAGTGGCATGCTTCCTCAATGTCTCGGAAACTTTAGTGATCATCTGATTCTTTTACTTCTTGGAAACAACTCTTTTCACGGAATTATTCCTCAGACATACAACAAAGGAAGCAATTTGAGAATGATTGATGTGAGTTATAACAAGTTGCAGGGGCAGTTGCCGAGGTCATTGGTCAATTGTATGATGCTTGAGTAtcttgttttgtcaaacaatcgATTCAATGATGTTTTCCCCATTTGGTTGGGGACTCTTCTTGAGCTAAAACTTTTGGCAATGCGCCATAATGAATTCTACGGTGTGATTGGAAAGTCTAGAAAGAATGTCGATTTCCCCAAGTTACGCATTCTTGATTTGGCTTACAATGATTTTACTGGTGCGGTTCCATCTGTGTTTCCAAATATTACTGTAAACAAGTCAGCATATATGGTCACACACGTAGTTTATGATGTCAATGGATTCACGATTGTTACCGATGTTGATTACCAACTCAAGATAGCAACAAAAGGTTTGGAGCAATACTACCCAAAGATTCGAGAAGAATTTGCATCCTTTGATATCTCAAGCAACAAATTTGAAGGGAAAATTCCAGAATTCATTGGGAATCTTAAGGAGCTTCGTTCGTTGAATCTATCCCACAACATTCTCACTGGTTCTATCCCATCATCCTTTGGAAACTTGATGAAGCTTGAATCATTGGACCTTTCACAAAACAAGCTCTCAGGACGTATCCCCCAACAGCTGGTGCaacttaattttctttccaGTTTCAATGTGTCTCACAACAATCTCACAGGTCCTATACCACAAGGAACCCAGCTTACTTCCTTGAATGTCACTTCATACGAGGGAAACCCAGGGTTGTGTGGAGATCCATTGCCAAAGAAATGTGGAAATCCTAAGGCCCCTGAACTTCCACCTTCAACCGTCGACGAAGGTGATTCTAGCTCAGAAGGCATATTTGAATTTGATTGGAAAATTGTTTCGGCCGGATGTGGAAGTGGGTTGGTAGTGGGAGTAGTTCTTGCAGATGTTGTGATCACAAGGAGGCCCGACTTGTTTCTTAAGATTGTTGGAATGATCAGGCAAATGATAAGGAAAATTTAG